A stretch of Janibacter endophyticus DNA encodes these proteins:
- a CDS encoding ADP-dependent NAD(P)H-hydrate dehydratase has protein sequence MPEQIPETAAGGTLKNPRLVTPDMLRAWPLPAPSGTKYTRGQAVVVGGSCATPGAVLLAGVSALRMGAGKLHLGVAEGVARHLAVAVPESGVTALAESSDGSVTGVGTGAALERETSRADGVLVGPGLDDPEGSARLITEIVPTLGDETRVVLDAFGLTVLPDLDDSVVDALRGRLVATPNSGELAYVLDRDEIPDDEVAEATLAAAKRYDAVVGCEQWVAADGRLWQVTTGDTGLGTSGSGDVVAGAALGLLSRGAGRTQALVWAKYVHAAAGDALAMRLGRVGYLAGELPDELPLVLRTLRGD, from the coding sequence ATGCCTGAGCAGATCCCCGAGACCGCGGCCGGCGGGACGCTGAAGAACCCGCGGCTCGTCACCCCCGACATGCTCCGCGCGTGGCCGCTCCCCGCACCATCCGGCACGAAGTACACCCGCGGCCAGGCCGTCGTCGTCGGCGGGTCGTGCGCGACTCCCGGCGCGGTCCTCCTCGCCGGGGTGTCGGCCCTGCGGATGGGCGCCGGCAAGCTCCACCTCGGGGTGGCCGAAGGGGTGGCCCGTCACCTTGCCGTGGCGGTCCCGGAGTCCGGGGTGACGGCGCTCGCCGAGTCCTCCGACGGATCCGTGACCGGGGTGGGCACGGGGGCCGCGCTGGAGCGCGAGACCTCCCGCGCCGACGGGGTGCTCGTCGGGCCCGGGCTGGACGACCCCGAGGGGTCGGCGCGGCTCATCACCGAGATCGTGCCGACGCTGGGTGACGAGACGCGGGTGGTGCTCGACGCCTTCGGCCTGACCGTGCTGCCCGACCTCGACGACTCGGTGGTGGACGCACTGCGGGGGCGGCTCGTCGCAACGCCGAACTCCGGCGAGCTCGCCTACGTCCTCGACCGCGACGAGATCCCCGACGACGAGGTCGCGGAGGCGACCCTCGCCGCGGCGAAGCGGTACGACGCCGTCGTCGGGTGCGAGCAGTGGGTCGCCGCCGACGGCCGGCTGTGGCAGGTGACGACCGGCGACACCGGGCTCGGGACGTCGGGCAGCGGCGACGTCGTCGCGGGTGCCGCGCTCGGGCTGCTCAGCCGCGGCGCCGGTCGGACGCAGGCGCTCGTCTGGGCGAAGTACGTCCATGCCGCGGCGGGCGACGCGCTCGCGATGCGGCTCGGCCGGGTCGGCTACCTCGCCGGTGAGCTGCCGGACGAGCTGCCGCTCGTGCTGCGGACGCTGCGGGGCGACTGA
- a CDS encoding MFS transporter, with product MLDEIRDGLGMGGGAAGALTGLPGLCFGIGGALAVRLGRRAGVAGGIALGLALAAAGLLLRPLVGDATAFLVLSAVALLGMAVGNVLVPAWVKAHGGHEVRLMTIYGTGLIVGGSLGSLLTAPVAAEAGWRWGVGFWGVGAVVAVPLWWWLSRHERRRTAVLDELDVPPDAHVMRSPTAIAMTVLFGLQSMHAYIQMGWLPQIYRDAGLSAASAGAMQAMLAAVTIVGGLTMPSVIARGRGLAPMIVGLGLLLVVGYGGLLVAPATVPWLWAVVLGISGFAFPLVIALITARTRSHHVTGRLSGFVQPVGYLLAALGPVVVGVLHAATGGWEVVLWVLMATSLPFVLAGLRAVRPSFVDDELGRRGSAA from the coding sequence GTGCTCGACGAGATCCGCGACGGGCTCGGGATGGGCGGCGGTGCGGCCGGCGCCCTCACCGGGCTGCCCGGGCTGTGCTTCGGGATCGGAGGGGCGCTCGCCGTGCGGCTTGGCCGAAGGGCCGGGGTGGCCGGCGGCATCGCGCTCGGCCTGGCGCTCGCCGCGGCCGGGCTGCTCCTGCGGCCGCTCGTCGGTGACGCCACGGCCTTCCTCGTCCTGTCCGCGGTCGCGCTGCTCGGCATGGCCGTCGGCAACGTCCTCGTCCCCGCCTGGGTCAAGGCCCACGGCGGCCACGAGGTCCGCCTCATGACGATCTACGGCACCGGTCTCATCGTCGGCGGCTCGCTCGGGTCGCTGCTCACCGCTCCCGTTGCGGCAGAGGCGGGTTGGCGCTGGGGCGTCGGCTTCTGGGGTGTCGGTGCGGTGGTCGCGGTGCCGCTGTGGTGGTGGCTCTCCCGCCACGAGCGGCGGCGCACCGCGGTCCTCGACGAGCTCGACGTGCCACCCGACGCGCACGTCATGCGCTCCCCGACCGCCATCGCGATGACCGTGCTCTTCGGGCTGCAGTCGATGCACGCGTACATCCAGATGGGCTGGCTCCCGCAGATCTACCGGGACGCCGGGCTGTCGGCCGCGTCTGCCGGGGCGATGCAGGCGATGCTCGCCGCGGTGACGATCGTCGGCGGGCTGACGATGCCGAGCGTCATCGCGAGAGGCCGAGGTCTCGCCCCGATGATCGTCGGCCTCGGTCTGCTCCTCGTCGTCGGCTACGGCGGCCTGCTCGTGGCGCCTGCGACCGTGCCGTGGCTCTGGGCGGTCGTGCTCGGCATCTCGGGCTTCGCCTTCCCTCTCGTCATCGCACTCATCACCGCGCGGACGCGGTCGCACCACGTCACCGGTCGGCTGTCCGGCTTCGTGCAGCCGGTCGGCTACCTGCTCGCCGCGCTCGGGCCGGTCGTCGTCGGCGTGCTGCACGCGGCGACCGGTGGGTGGGAGGTCGTCCTATGGGTGCTCATGGCGACGTCGCTCCCCTTCGTCCTCGCGGGGCTGCGGGCGGTCCGCCCGTCCTTCGTCGACGACGAGCTGGGACGAAGGGGGTCCGCCGCGTGA
- a CDS encoding histidine phosphatase family protein: MALQQVILVRHGQSEGNVAAETAMRDGLERIDVPARDPDVELSETGRQQASAVGHWLSELTDGERPGIVWTSPYRRARQTGEIALEQAEMELDFKVDERLRDRDMGITDMLTGAGIRKQYPEEAERREWIGKFYYRPPGGESWADVAGRVRAVLADLAQERHEIALVTAHDVVNLLFCYVAEGLDEEAVLERSRTNGLKNAAICRLVRDEDSPTGWRVTDYNLDEHLRREDVEVTDQPGAADAVGEGSDERGDDA, translated from the coding sequence ATGGCGCTGCAACAGGTGATCCTCGTCCGGCACGGGCAGTCCGAGGGCAACGTCGCGGCCGAGACCGCGATGCGCGACGGCCTCGAGCGCATCGACGTGCCCGCGCGCGACCCCGACGTCGAGCTGTCCGAGACAGGCCGCCAGCAGGCGTCCGCGGTGGGGCACTGGCTCTCCGAGCTCACCGACGGCGAGCGCCCTGGCATCGTGTGGACCAGCCCCTACCGCCGCGCTCGCCAGACCGGCGAGATCGCGCTCGAGCAGGCCGAGATGGAGCTCGACTTCAAGGTCGACGAGCGGCTGCGCGACCGCGACATGGGCATCACCGACATGCTCACCGGCGCAGGGATCCGGAAGCAGTACCCGGAGGAGGCCGAGCGCCGGGAGTGGATCGGCAAGTTCTACTACCGGCCGCCGGGTGGCGAGTCCTGGGCGGACGTTGCCGGGCGCGTGCGGGCCGTCCTCGCCGACCTGGCGCAGGAGCGGCACGAGATCGCGCTCGTCACCGCGCACGACGTCGTCAACCTGCTCTTCTGCTACGTCGCGGAGGGCCTCGACGAGGAGGCCGTCCTCGAGCGGTCCCGCACCAACGGGCTCAAGAACGCCGCGATTTGCCGGCTCGTCCGCGACGAGGACTCACCCACCGGCTGGCGGGTCACCGACTACAACCTCGACGAGCACCTGCGCCGCGAGGACGTCGAGGTCACCGACCAGCCCGGCGCCGCCGACGCGGTCGGCGAGGGCTCCGACGAGCGGGGCGACGATGCCTGA
- a CDS encoding TraR/DksA family transcriptional regulator gives MDEEIRARLLKERADAVARLRGLVVSFDDIVEAARDSNLDDEHDPEGTTIAAERSLVGSLADANERQVAEIDAALARLAVGTYGRCVRCGGDIAPGRLEARPSTPVCITCAASSNS, from the coding sequence ATGGACGAAGAGATCCGGGCCCGCCTCCTCAAGGAGCGGGCCGACGCGGTGGCCCGGCTGCGGGGACTGGTCGTGAGCTTCGACGACATCGTCGAGGCAGCCCGAGACAGCAACCTCGACGACGAGCACGACCCCGAGGGCACGACGATCGCGGCGGAGCGCTCGCTCGTCGGCTCGCTCGCGGACGCCAACGAGCGTCAGGTCGCCGAGATCGACGCCGCCCTGGCGAGACTGGCGGTGGGCACGTACGGCCGCTGCGTGCGCTGCGGTGGCGACATCGCACCTGGTCGGCTGGAGGCCCGGCCGTCGACCCCGGTCTGCATCACCTGCGCCGCCTCATCGAACAGCTGA
- a CDS encoding iron chaperone translates to MATAKKAPAKKTAAKTTTSGTWTAEEKAAMKQAAAEKKRTRAGKNTEQDVLDAIAKMDGSDRAIAEGLHALVKKIAPQLEPRTWYGFPAYAKDGKVLLFWQFAGKFDSRYGHIGFNDNAQLDDGSMWPTSFAITRWTKANEAEVKKLILCALGD, encoded by the coding sequence ATGGCGACTGCGAAGAAGGCCCCGGCGAAGAAGACGGCTGCGAAGACGACCACCTCCGGCACCTGGACCGCCGAGGAAAAGGCCGCGATGAAGCAGGCCGCGGCCGAGAAGAAGCGGACCAGGGCCGGCAAGAACACCGAGCAGGACGTCCTCGACGCGATCGCGAAGATGGACGGCTCCGACCGGGCGATCGCCGAGGGGCTGCACGCGCTCGTCAAGAAGATCGCGCCCCAGCTCGAGCCGCGGACCTGGTACGGCTTCCCCGCCTACGCCAAGGACGGCAAGGTCCTGCTCTTCTGGCAGTTCGCGGGCAAGTTCGACTCGCGCTACGGGCACATCGGATTCAACGACAACGCCCAGCTCGACGACGGCTCGATGTGGCCGACGAGCTTCGCGATCACCCGGTGGACCAAGGCGAACGAGGCCGAGGTCAAGAAGCTCATCCTCTGCGCCCTCGGCGACTGA
- a CDS encoding enolase C-terminal domain-like protein, producing the protein MSTPTIARVEVVPVAGHDSMLLNLSGAHGPYFTRNVVIITDSDGREGLGEVPGGEAIRHTVEDAGELIAGRPVARYRSLLREVAAAFADRDSGGRGLQTFDLRTTIHAVTAIESALLDLAGQEQGVPVAELLGDGQQRTHVPMLGYLFYVGDADRTDLPYLREPDGADAWERVRREVALTPEAVVRLAEAAAERYGFVDFKLKGGVLPGEEEVAAVTALHQRFPEARITLDPNGGWLLADAVRLLKGKDDVLAYAEDPCGAEGGYSGREVMAEFKRATGLRTATNMIATDWRQMAHAIRTNAVDIPLADPHFWTMAGSVRVAQMCHEFGLTWGSHSNNHFDISLAMFTHVGAAAPGEITALDTHWIWQDGQGLTTDPLLIRDGAIEVPTAPGLGITVDRDRLAEAHALYEEHGLGARDDAAAMQYLVQGWSFDPKRPCLVR; encoded by the coding sequence GTGAGCACACCGACGATCGCACGTGTCGAGGTCGTCCCCGTCGCCGGGCACGACTCGATGCTGCTCAACCTCAGCGGTGCGCACGGCCCCTACTTCACCCGCAACGTCGTGATCATCACCGACTCCGACGGTCGTGAGGGCCTCGGAGAGGTGCCCGGCGGGGAGGCGATCCGGCATACGGTCGAGGACGCGGGCGAGCTCATCGCGGGCCGCCCCGTCGCCCGGTACCGGTCCCTCCTTCGCGAGGTGGCCGCAGCCTTCGCCGACCGGGACTCCGGCGGTCGAGGCCTGCAGACCTTCGACCTGCGCACGACGATCCACGCCGTCACCGCGATCGAGTCGGCGCTGCTCGACCTTGCCGGTCAGGAGCAGGGTGTCCCCGTGGCCGAGCTCCTCGGTGACGGGCAGCAGCGTACGCACGTGCCGATGCTCGGCTACCTCTTCTACGTGGGTGATGCCGACCGTACCGATCTGCCCTACCTGCGCGAGCCCGACGGTGCCGACGCGTGGGAGCGGGTCCGCCGCGAGGTCGCCCTGACCCCCGAGGCGGTCGTGCGGCTTGCCGAGGCCGCGGCCGAGCGTTACGGCTTCGTCGACTTCAAGCTCAAGGGTGGCGTGCTGCCCGGCGAGGAGGAGGTCGCCGCAGTCACCGCGCTCCACCAGCGCTTCCCCGAGGCGCGGATCACCCTCGACCCCAATGGCGGCTGGCTGCTCGCCGACGCCGTGCGGCTGCTCAAGGGCAAGGACGACGTCCTCGCCTACGCCGAGGACCCGTGCGGCGCCGAGGGCGGCTACTCGGGTCGTGAGGTCATGGCCGAGTTCAAGCGGGCGACCGGCCTGCGCACGGCGACCAACATGATCGCCACTGACTGGCGGCAGATGGCGCACGCCATCCGCACCAACGCCGTCGACATCCCGCTCGCCGACCCGCACTTCTGGACGATGGCAGGCTCCGTCCGGGTGGCGCAGATGTGCCACGAGTTCGGTCTGACCTGGGGGTCGCACTCGAACAACCACTTCGACATCTCGCTCGCGATGTTCACGCACGTCGGCGCCGCGGCCCCCGGCGAGATCACGGCCCTCGACACGCACTGGATCTGGCAGGACGGGCAGGGTCTGACCACCGATCCGTTGCTCATCCGGGACGGGGCCATCGAGGTGCCGACCGCGCCCGGGCTCGGCATCACCGTCGACCGCGACCGGCTCGCAGAGGCCCACGCGCTCTACGAGGAGCACGGGCTCGGCGCCCGCGACGACGCTGCGGCGATGCAGTACCTCGTGCAGGGGTGGAGCTTCGACCCGAAGCGCCCCTGCCTGGTGCGCTGA
- a CDS encoding alpha-hydroxy-acid oxidizing protein — MSDNGAATPPSPQAGPGRARQDAIYRPGALGIAPAVPTEPTRLEESARKAMSRTAWAYIAGGAGSGAPMRANRAAFDRWQVVPRMLTGTTRRDLATTVLGTELRAPVLLAPVGAAGLVTDDADLRIAEGAHTSGVPYVFSCQGGNPMEQTAQAMAGTPWWYQLYWSTDEALVDSMIGRAEAAGAQALVVTLDTTMLGWRTEDLDLGSLPFARGQGIAQYTSDPRFMTLVRERVAAATKRAGGLGVDLKNPLTVARAAKGGVGTLLSMSREHPGGTRENLRSAEPRAAVETFLDIYSNPGLSWEHVETLRERTSLPVVLKGILHADDARRAFEVGADAIVVSNHGGRQVDRSVASLDALVGIREAVGPERTVLLDSGIRSGADVFVALALGADAVLLGRPHVYGLAIDGAKGVSAVIDNVLAELDLTMGLVGAASVADITRDLLLPAP; from the coding sequence ATGAGCGACAACGGTGCCGCCACTCCCCCTTCGCCCCAGGCCGGACCGGGCCGCGCCCGGCAGGACGCGATCTACCGGCCCGGAGCGCTCGGTATCGCTCCGGCCGTGCCGACCGAGCCCACCCGGCTCGAGGAGTCCGCGCGCAAGGCGATGTCCCGCACGGCCTGGGCGTACATCGCGGGCGGCGCCGGCAGCGGCGCGCCGATGCGCGCGAACCGGGCCGCCTTCGACCGGTGGCAGGTCGTGCCGCGGATGCTCACCGGGACGACGCGGCGAGACCTCGCGACGACCGTCCTCGGCACCGAGCTGCGGGCCCCCGTCCTGCTCGCTCCTGTCGGCGCGGCCGGACTCGTCACGGACGACGCCGACCTGCGCATCGCCGAGGGTGCGCACACGAGCGGCGTGCCGTACGTCTTCTCCTGCCAGGGCGGCAACCCGATGGAGCAGACGGCGCAGGCGATGGCGGGGACGCCGTGGTGGTACCAGCTCTACTGGTCTACCGACGAGGCGCTCGTCGACTCGATGATCGGCCGCGCCGAGGCTGCCGGCGCGCAGGCGCTCGTCGTCACCCTCGACACGACGATGCTCGGCTGGCGCACCGAGGACCTCGACCTCGGCTCGCTCCCCTTCGCCCGCGGGCAGGGGATCGCGCAGTACACCTCGGACCCGCGGTTCATGACCCTCGTCCGCGAGCGGGTCGCGGCGGCGACGAAGCGGGCCGGCGGCCTCGGCGTCGACCTCAAGAACCCGCTCACCGTCGCGCGGGCGGCGAAGGGGGGCGTCGGCACCCTGCTCTCGATGAGCCGGGAGCACCCGGGCGGCACCCGGGAGAACCTCCGCTCGGCCGAGCCGCGCGCCGCGGTCGAGACCTTCCTCGACATCTACTCCAACCCCGGGCTGTCGTGGGAGCACGTCGAGACGTTGCGCGAGCGGACCTCGCTGCCCGTCGTGCTCAAGGGGATCCTGCACGCGGACGACGCCCGGCGGGCCTTCGAGGTCGGGGCCGACGCGATCGTCGTCTCGAACCACGGCGGCCGCCAGGTCGACCGGTCGGTCGCCTCCCTCGATGCCCTCGTCGGGATCCGTGAGGCCGTCGGGCCGGAGCGGACCGTGCTGCTCGACAGCGGGATCCGCTCGGGGGCGGACGTCTTCGTCGCGCTGGCGCTGGGCGCCGACGCCGTGCTCCTCGGGCGGCCGCACGTGTACGGCCTGGCGATCGACGGGGCGAAGGGGGTCAGCGCGGTCATCGACAACGTCCTCGCCGAGCTCGACCTCACGATGGGCCTCGTCGGGGCGGCGTCGGTCGCGGACATCACCCGCGACCTCCTCCTCCCCGCCCCCTGA
- a CDS encoding SMP-30/gluconolactonase/LRE family protein, which produces MTTTSTVIRDGLDFGEGPRWRDGLLWFSDFYRHAVYTLDPETGEETKVVDVPGQPSGLGWLPDGRLLVVSMTDHKVMRLETDGALVEHADISAHCGYHANDMLVDAQGRAYVGNFGYDLHDDMARRDVPTILGDESAGATDLVRVDPDGSVTVVAEGVRFPNGMAFLDGGRTLVLAETLRLQLTAFTVQEDGSLTDRRVWASTAEQMAAADGIAADGEGGVWVSAALGPAVVRYAEGGEVTGMVTTTQNAFACAVGGPNGRTLYVMTAPSSEPKDVDGRSAGKIEAASI; this is translated from the coding sequence ATGACGACGACGTCCACCGTGATCCGTGACGGCCTCGACTTCGGGGAGGGGCCGCGCTGGCGTGATGGCCTGCTGTGGTTCAGCGACTTCTACCGGCATGCCGTGTACACCCTCGACCCGGAGACCGGTGAGGAGACGAAGGTCGTCGACGTGCCGGGCCAGCCGTCGGGCCTGGGCTGGCTGCCCGACGGGCGCCTCCTCGTCGTGTCGATGACCGACCACAAGGTGATGCGCTTGGAGACGGACGGCGCGCTCGTCGAGCACGCCGACATCTCCGCGCACTGCGGCTACCACGCCAACGACATGCTCGTCGACGCCCAGGGCCGGGCCTACGTCGGCAACTTCGGCTACGACCTCCACGACGACATGGCGCGGCGCGACGTCCCGACGATCCTCGGCGACGAGAGCGCGGGCGCGACCGACCTCGTCCGGGTCGACCCCGACGGGTCGGTGACGGTCGTCGCCGAGGGTGTCCGCTTCCCCAACGGCATGGCGTTCCTCGACGGCGGCCGGACCCTCGTGCTCGCCGAGACGCTGCGTCTGCAGCTCACGGCCTTCACGGTCCAGGAGGACGGCTCGCTCACCGACCGTCGGGTGTGGGCGTCGACGGCCGAGCAGATGGCGGCGGCGGACGGCATCGCGGCCGACGGCGAAGGGGGTGTCTGGGTCAGCGCCGCCCTCGGTCCGGCGGTCGTCCGGTACGCGGAGGGCGGTGAGGTGACCGGCATGGTCACGACGACGCAGAACGCCTTCGCCTGCGCCGTCGGCGGCCCCAACGGCCGGACGCTCTACGTCATGACGGCCCCGTCGAGCGAGCCGAAGGACGTCGACGGACGGTCGGCCGGGAAGATCGAGGCCGCCTCGATCTGA
- a CDS encoding carboxymuconolactone decarboxylase family protein has protein sequence MGFLPGIESTDGSLPAYERVFAVRPEVYAAWRALVAAIREGLDDRTYEVATVGAARALHSTYCSLAHSVVLLGSHVDEDGLRRILAASDSMDVAETTGRDDAVASFAAQVAVDAPNLDEGDVAGLRRHGLSEEEVLDVILTAAARCFFSTVLDATGTRSDPVLRDRLPSRLVDELTSGRPAG, from the coding sequence ATGGGCTTCCTGCCCGGCATCGAGTCGACCGACGGCTCGCTGCCTGCGTACGAGCGTGTCTTCGCGGTGCGGCCCGAGGTCTACGCGGCGTGGCGTGCCCTCGTCGCGGCGATCCGTGAGGGGCTCGACGACCGCACCTACGAGGTCGCGACCGTCGGCGCCGCACGGGCGCTGCACAGCACCTACTGCAGCCTCGCCCACAGCGTCGTCCTGCTCGGGTCGCACGTCGACGAGGACGGGCTGCGGCGCATCCTCGCGGCGAGCGACAGCATGGACGTCGCCGAGACGACCGGCCGCGACGACGCGGTCGCCAGCTTCGCGGCGCAGGTCGCCGTCGACGCGCCCAACCTCGACGAAGGGGACGTGGCCGGCCTGCGCCGGCACGGCCTGAGCGAGGAGGAGGTGCTCGACGTCATCCTCACCGCGGCGGCGCGCTGCTTCTTCAGCACCGTCCTCGACGCGACCGGCACGCGATCGGACCCCGTGCTGCGCGACCGCCTCCCCTCTCGCCTCGTCGACGAGCTCACGTCCGGCCGGCCCGCCGGCTGA
- a CDS encoding glucose-1-phosphate adenylyltransferase family protein: MPQPPFATPPHVLGIVQAGGKGSRMDVLTRERAKPAVPFGGSFQLIDFALSNLSNSGFPDVWVSVQFEASSLDRHLASGRPWDLDRTRGGYRRLVPEEGRTRAVEGFSSGNVDDLLRLSPQIADLRPDVVVVMSADQVFRLDVRQVVAQHLTQGSEVTVVTAEVAKTEAKHKTLVDVGDEGLITGMSEKPTTPEHGVVAAEIFVYSTDALLRELDALRRELAQEEPGLPDGLGDFPRLVERFVERGTAHAFALEGYWRDLGRPGAYLAAHRELLRGKVDVFDDPTWPIRSHFPELPPAMVHAGAVVEDSLLTPGTQVRGTVRRSVLGPGCVVEAGAVVEDCVLMDEVVVRADAVLTAAVVDHRCEFAKGATVGSSPKRWPPADSAVVLVGRESTVGPGVSIEAGARLEPGTTA, encoded by the coding sequence ATGCCGCAACCTCCCTTCGCCACGCCCCCGCACGTCCTCGGCATCGTCCAGGCGGGGGGCAAGGGCTCCCGGATGGACGTGCTCACCCGTGAGCGGGCCAAGCCGGCCGTCCCCTTCGGCGGCAGCTTCCAGCTCATCGACTTCGCGCTGAGCAACCTCAGCAACAGCGGCTTCCCCGACGTGTGGGTGTCGGTGCAGTTCGAGGCGTCCTCGCTCGACCGGCACCTCGCGAGCGGTCGGCCGTGGGACCTCGATCGCACGCGCGGCGGCTACCGGCGGCTGGTCCCCGAGGAGGGGCGCACCCGCGCGGTCGAGGGGTTCAGCTCGGGCAACGTCGACGACCTGCTGCGACTCTCCCCGCAGATCGCCGACCTCCGCCCCGACGTGGTCGTCGTCATGAGCGCCGACCAGGTCTTCCGCCTCGACGTCCGGCAGGTCGTCGCCCAGCACCTGACCCAGGGGTCCGAGGTCACCGTCGTCACCGCGGAGGTGGCCAAGACCGAGGCCAAGCACAAGACGCTCGTCGACGTCGGGGACGAGGGACTCATCACCGGCATGAGCGAGAAGCCGACCACGCCCGAGCACGGAGTCGTCGCGGCGGAGATCTTCGTCTACTCCACCGACGCGCTGCTGCGCGAGCTCGACGCGCTGAGACGTGAGCTCGCGCAGGAGGAGCCGGGACTGCCCGACGGGCTGGGCGACTTCCCCCGCCTCGTCGAGCGTTTCGTCGAGCGCGGGACAGCGCACGCCTTCGCCCTCGAGGGCTACTGGCGCGACCTCGGCCGGCCGGGCGCCTACCTCGCCGCGCACCGCGAGCTGCTGCGAGGCAAGGTCGACGTCTTCGACGACCCGACCTGGCCGATCCGCAGCCACTTCCCCGAGCTGCCACCGGCGATGGTCCATGCCGGCGCCGTCGTCGAGGACTCGCTGCTCACACCGGGCACGCAGGTGCGCGGCACAGTCCGGCGCAGCGTGCTCGGCCCCGGCTGCGTCGTCGAGGCCGGCGCCGTCGTCGAGGACTGCGTGCTCATGGACGAGGTCGTCGTGCGGGCCGACGCGGTGCTGACCGCGGCGGTCGTCGACCACCGGTGCGAGTTCGCGAAGGGGGCGACCGTCGGGTCCTCGCCGAAACGCTGGCCCCCGGCCGACTCGGCCGTCGTCCTCGTCGGCCGCGAGTCGACCGTCGGCCCCGGGGTGAGCATCGAGGCGGGCGCGCGGCTCGAGCCAGGCACGACCGCTTGA
- a CDS encoding DsrE family protein, with protein sequence MSKAAISLTTGLEDAEKVTVAFLVAVGAAESGRETLIFLTKEAVRLAVDGFARTTACEGCPPLTDLFDRYTAAGGRYIACGVCVTAKGVDPGSLVANAEVGGTVQLWEWIGEGATTFSF encoded by the coding sequence ATGTCCAAGGCAGCCATCTCACTGACCACCGGCCTCGAGGACGCGGAGAAGGTGACGGTTGCCTTCCTCGTCGCCGTCGGTGCCGCCGAGTCCGGCCGCGAGACCTTGATCTTCCTCACCAAGGAGGCCGTCCGGCTCGCCGTCGACGGCTTCGCCCGGACGACGGCCTGCGAGGGCTGCCCTCCCCTCACCGACCTCTTCGACCGGTACACGGCGGCCGGCGGCCGCTACATCGCCTGCGGCGTCTGCGTCACGGCCAAGGGGGTCGACCCCGGCTCCCTCGTGGCGAACGCCGAGGTCGGCGGGACCGTGCAGCTGTGGGAGTGGATCGGCGAGGGCGCCACGACCTTCAGCTTCTAA